GAAATTCGTGCTCTCGATTTTATTCGTGTGTCTTGCGGCTGGCAGCGTTTTCGCAGTCGGAGTTGACGATATTCGTTTCATGACCGAGGAATTGCCGCCATACAACATGAAGGGCGACGATGGAGTCGCGACGGGCATAGCTGTGGACGTCCTGGCAGAGATATTCAAGAGAGAGGGATCTTCCAAGACCGCAAAGGACGTGGAGGTCTTGCCCTGGGCCAGAGGTTACAAGGAGGTTCAGTCGACTCAGAACACCTGCCTTTTCAGCATGACCTATACCGACGAGAGAAAACCCATGTTCAAGTGGGTAGGCCCTCTGGCAGCTTCCAGGACGGCGGTCATCGCCCTGAAGAGCAAGGGCATAAAAGTCGGCTCCGAAGCCGACCTTGCCGATCTTTCCGCCGGGGTCATAAAGGAGGACATAGGCGATATCCTGGCCCGTAAGGTCGGAATGACCAAGGTTGATATAGCGGCTAACAACCTTCAAAACGTCAAGAAGCTGAACTCCGGTCGAGTCGACGTTTGGGTCTACGAGGAAAGCGTCGCTCAGTGGCAGCTCAAGGATATGGGGTTTGATCCGGCGGACTACGAGACGGTCTTTGCCCTGAGCGAAAGCCACCTTTACTACGCCTTCCACAAGGACACAGACCAAGCCCTTATAGATCGACTTCAGAAGGCGCTGGACGAGATGAAGGCAGACGGATCCTACCAGGCGATATTGGACAGATATTTACGTTGATCTCCTGATATATGAGCCGAGGGGGTCCGATACGACCCCCTCGTTTTTTATGGGAGACCGTTACAAAGTGGTAGCACTTGCAAATCAATTGATTTTCGAGTATAATAACAACGCTATAAAATTGAAAGGAGTGGTTTTTTGTATTTAGAAGAAACTTCCAAACTGCCTCGCAAAGTCGTTGAAAATCTGGACGGAGACATCGGTAACCTGAAGGTCTATCTGGTTCAGGACTACAACGTCAACCTGTTGAAGAGAATGGTGAACTTCGGCCTCGGCATATTCGGAGATCTGGGTATGGACGAGTGGGGATTGGTGCCTCAGATACGTCACGGAAACGTCTTCGTCCTAAAAGAGGAGGACAAGAAGAGAATAATAGGCCTCGCCATTCTGATGAGGGACTGGGAGGATCTGGAGAAATGTTATCTTTTCGACTACGCCATAGCCGAAGACCTTCAGGGTCAGGGGCTGGGCTATCATTTCCTCAGGGCCATAGTGAGGAACCTCAGAGACCAGGACTTCACTAAGATGGGGCTGACGGTGGATACGGAAAATGCTCCCGCCATAAAGCTGTACAAGGACAAAATGGGTTTCGAGATAGTCGGAGAGAACAAGGACGAGTATGGAGAGGGTCATCACCGTTATATCATGGAGTTGCCCTTCGAAAAGGTGAAATAACCGAATAGGTAAACTACGTTTCGTCCTGTTTGGACGTTGCGATTTAAAATTATATAAAGGCGGGCCTTTAAGGTCCGTCTTTTTTGTTGCTCTAGGCACAGAATTAATTGCATTTTATTTGAATATGGAGGGTAGGATCAGGAACTAGCGGTGATTTCGGGAGTATAATCTGACGACTGCGCCGATGGTTTCGGCATCATATTTCGGGAAGGACAGTGTTGTCGTGGAGTTTCTGCTCTTGGGCTCTGTTGCCCTGTACTTTTTATCCGCTCTGGGTTCTTTGTCTTTCGGAAGGAGGTCTCCGGGAGGATGGATAGTGCCGCTGTCTTCCGTTTTGTCATCTCTCATGGCGGTATTGCCCCTTGTCTCCGTCCTGGCCTGTGGATCGATCCTGGATTTCCGTGTCCCATGGGGTTTCCCCGTGGGGTCTTTTCACGTCCGTATGGATATGTTGTCCGGATGGTTCGTCCTCATCCTCTCTCTGGTCTCGCCGGCCGTGGCCCTCTACGGTAGAGGCTATCTCTCGAATCGGGGGGAGACCGTTCGGGGATCCTGGACCGGCTTTTTTCTCCAGATGCTCTCCGGCGGGATCTTCATGGTCCTGATCTCCTACGACGGAATACTCTTCCTGCTTTCCTGGGAGATCATGTCCATGGCGGCCTTTTTTCTGGTGATGTTCGACCATCCCAGGGAGGAGAACAGGAGGGCCGGATGGATCTATCTAGTCGCGACCCACCTGGGAACGGCGTTTCTGTTCTTCATGTTCTTTCTGCTTGGAGCCAAGGCCGGTTCCTTCGACCTCGACTCCCTCTTAGGTTTGGGAGGTATGGCGAACCTGGTCTTTCCTCTGGCGATAGTGGGCTTCGGCGCAAAGGCCGGTTTTCTGGGGCTCCATCTGTGGCTTCCAGAGGCCCATCCTGCCGCTCCCTCCCACGGTTCCGCTCTCATGAGCGGTGTGATGGTCAAGACCGGGATATACGGGGTCCTGAGGGTCCTTGCGATGGCTCAGGAATGGCCGCAGTGGTGGGGATGGCTGCTTCTGATACTGGGGGTCGCGTCCGGATTGGGCGGAGTAGTCCACTCGGTGGTCCAGAGGGACCTCAAGAGGCTACTGGCCTTCTGCACTGTGGAGAACATGGGGATAATCCTCATCGGTCTCGGAATAGGGGTGTTGGGCACGGGATACGACCGTTCCGTCGGGGTTATCGCGATGGGAGGAGCTTTGCTCCACTGTCTCAACCACTCGTTGTTCAAGGCCGGACTGTTCATGGCGGCGGGGTCGGTGATAAAGACCGCCGGAACCGGCGACATGGACTGGCTGGGGGGACTGTGCCGAACGATGCCGAGGACGGGAACGGCCTTTCTCGTCTTGTGCCTCTCGGTGTGCGGATTGCCTCCATTCAACGGCTTTGTGGGAGAGTTCCTGATATACACCGCCTCTTATCTGACCGTAGTGCCGGGTGCGATGTCCTCCGTGGGGCTAAGGATAGGCGGCTTCGTCGCCATCTCCTCTCTGGCCCTCGTGGGAGGTCTGGCCGCCATGGCTTTTTTGAAGGCCTACGGCATGGTGTTCCTGGGCTTTTCCAGGTCCGACGGTGCGGCTAAAGCCGATCCGGGGTCGGACATGGTCGTCCCCATGTCGTCTCTGACGATACTCTGTCTGGTTCTGGGGCTGGCCGGTTCTGCGTCTATCCTCATGGCAGGCTCGGTTGCGACGGCGGTGCATCCTCTGGATCTTTCCCTTGGGAGTCTGACCCCTTTGGCGGAGGTCTCAAAGGCCTATCTGAACGTTTCGTTCATCTCTTTTGTCCTCTTCGGAGCCGGGTTCTGGCTCTGGAGGCTAAGGGCCCGTCTCCAGAGAGACAGGACCGTGTCCCTGGGGCCCGTGTGGGGATGCGGATACGGCAATCCCTCTGCCAGAATGCAGTACACCGGATCGTCCTTTTCCCAGCCCGTATTCGCGGCTTTTCGGTCCTTTCTGCGTTCCGAGGTGGCGGGGTCTCTGCCCGAAGGGTATTTTCCCGGGCCGTCCATTTTTCACGCCGATACGAGCGGTGTGTTTCACCGATATTTTTACGGGCCCCTTTTCGGAACGGTCATGAAGGTGGTCGGAGAGGCTAGAAAGCTCCATCACGGTGGCACCCACCTCTATGTGTTCTACGTTTTCGCCGCTCTCGTGGCGGTCCTCCTGTGGAGTCTGAGATGATGGACCGCCTTTTCGCACTGGTCGCGGTGGCCGTTGCACTCGTGGCGGCGCCCTTTCTCAAGACAGTGATAAACAGGACCAAGGCAGCCGTGGCAGGAAGGCAGGGGCCACCCCTTCTGCTTCCCTACAGATCTCTCGTCCGGCTGATGTCCAAGGGGGCCGTCTACGGATCCCAGACTACCTGGATCTTCAGGGCCGGCCCCGTCGTGTCACTGGTGTCCACGATGGGTGCACTCTGTCTGGTGCCCTTCGCAGGCAGGCCCGCCTTGGTTCACTTCGAGGGGGATATCCTCCTGATGGCCTACCTCATGGGAGTGGGGCGGTTTTTCACGGTCTTCGCTGCGATGGATACCGGGTCCAGTTTCGAGGGCATGGGAGCCGACAGGGAGGCCTTCTTCTCCGCCCTGACGGAGCCGTCGCTGCTTCTGGGGGTCGCGGGGCTCGGGGCTATAACCGGCTCGCTGTCCTTGAGCGGTATATACGGAAAACTCGGAGGATCCGCCTTTCTGGGGTCCAACCTGCCTGCCTTGATATTCATCCTGGCGGCTTTCGTGATAGTCTACCTGGTCGAGAACTCCCGAATCCCGGTGGACGATCCCACGACCCATCTGGAGCTGACCATGATACACGAGGTCATGGTGCTGGATCACTGCGGCATCGACCTGGCCTTCATAGAGTACGGAGGAGCGTTGAAGCTCTGGACCATGGGGCTTCTCGTGTCGGGACTGGTTTTCCCGGGAGGAACCGGCAGTCTGTGGCTCGACGTCCTCCTGTCTCTGTGCTGTCTGATGGGGTTCCAGGTTGTGGTGGGACTGGTGGAGTCCTCCTCGGCCCGTCTGAAGATGGGGAGGGTTCCCCTCCTTCTGGCTGTGGCTTTCGTCATGTCCACTCTGTGGATTATGTGGGTAGTGAGGTGATCCTATTATGAAGCAGCTTCTGATGGCTCTGCTTTTGCTGGTGGATCTCAATATGTTCGCCACGTCCAGGGTGGACAGCCTGATAAGATCGGCGGCTCTCCAGGGCGCCATCGTCGTCTGTCTGGTGGCGCTGTCGTCGGTCGGAGGGCTTTCCTCGGTGGAATTGGCCTTTCTTCTCGTGACTGGGCTGGTCAAGGCTGTGTGCCTGCCCATGGTGATGTTCAAGGCCCTCAGGTCGGTCGGTATCAGGAGAGAGCTGGAGCCCATGATAGGCTACAGAAAGTCCCTGTTCGTCGGGCTGTTCGCCGTGGGGCTCTCTCTGTGGATCTCGGTGAAGCTTCCCATGCCTCCCGGGGTGGATGACCCAATGGGACTGTCCGTGGCGCTGCTCTCCATGATGGCCGGTATGTTCCTGGTCGTTTCCAGAAAGAAGGCCATATCTCAGGCGGTGGGATATCTGGTTATGGAGAATGGGATCTACTTTATGGGTCCGGCCGTGGCGGTACACCATCCTTTGGTGGTGGAGGCCGGGGTCCTGCTGGACCTTTTCGTGGGGGTTTTCGTAATGGGAGTGATTATCCTACATATAAGGCGGGAGTTTAACCACATAGACGTGGATAGACTGTCCGAGCTGAAGGACTGATTGAGTATGATCTGGATTATAGTCCTACTGCCCTTCCTTTCCGGGGTGGTCGGTTTCGTAGCTCCATGGCCCTCGGTCAGGAATGTAACTCTGGTTTCCGTCTCCCTCGTCCATCTCCTGGGGGTGCTGTCCATCTGGGCCGGAGGCTACGATCTTCCGGTGGAGGGGTGGATCGGCTGCGACGGGCTGTCGGTGTTTTTCCTGCTGGTTACGTCTGTTTTGTTCTTTCTCGGCTCCTTTTCCACCTTGGCCTATCTGAGGGAGCACAGTTTCCCCAACTCGAGAGGGGCCTTCTCCAGGGAGTCCGCCTTCGTGGGCTCCATGCTGATGTTTCTGTCCACCACCACCCTGGCTATAGTGAGCCATCACACCGGGGTGTTCTGGATGGCCATAGAGGGTACCACACTGGTCACGGCACCTCTAATCGCCTATTGTAGGACCCCGGGAGCGTTGGAAGCGGCTTGGAAGTATCTTCTGATATGCTCCGTGGGAATAGCCATGGCCCTGGCGGGAAACACCGCTTTGGCCGTGTCGTCTCTTTTTTCCGGAGGACATGAGATCTCCCTGACCTTTCGGGATCTGGCGGAGCACGGAGGCGAACTCGATCCCCTGTGGCTGAAGATCTCCTTCGCCTTCATACTGGTCGGCTACGGGACGAAGATGGGTCTCGCCCCTATGCACACCTGGCTTCCCGACGCCCACAGCGAGGCGCCGTCTCCCGTGTCGGCCCTTCTGTCCGGCGCACTGTGCAACTGTGCTTTTCTCGGAATAGCCAGGACCGGCTCCATCCTCACCGGTGCCGGTCTGGAGAGTTACTGGGGCAGCCTGACGGTGGCCTTCGGGGTCGTCTCCGTGATTATCGCGGGATGCATGATCCTGAGGCAGTCGGGGTTCAAGCGGCTCCTGGCCTATTCCAGCGTGGAGCACATGGGGATACTGGCCATAGCGGTGGGGTCCGGCGCCGGTGCCGGAGGGATCTTTCACGCCCTCAACCACTCTCTGACCAAGGGGTCTTTGTTTCTGGCGGCCGGATCTGTCTTGAGCCTCTATCACACAAAGGCCATAGCCTCCATCTCCGGTCTGATCCGCGTGGCCCCCGTGACGGGAGCGGTCTGGATCGCCGGTTTCATGTCCATATGCGGTCTTCCGCCCTTCGGGACCTTCTTCAGCGAGATGATGATCCTATCGTCTCTGGGGGCAGGGGAAAGGTGGATCGTCATGGGGGCGCTCCTGCTGGGGCTGGCCATGGTGTTTATAGGAATGTGGAAGGCGGTCATATCGATGGTGTTCGGAGAGGCCCCCTCCGGGGCGGATCTTCCGGCGGGGCGAGCGGTCGTCTGGGAAGATCTGCCCCCGATGATACTGTGCGGGGTCGCCCTGATCCTGGGTCTTTGGACTCCGGCCCCTCTGTGGCGTCTCGTGGAGAGCGCCGCTATCTCTATGGGGGGGATGTAGATGTCTCGCTGTCTTGCGACCGGAAATATGGAGTCCTTTCCGATCTCGCAGGTCCCGGTACTTCCGTGGGACGATTTTCTCGATTGGATCGTGGACGGCGTGGTCCAGGGAGAACGGCTGATCTCCCTGTTTCACCGCCGGAACGATATAGTCTGTTCCGTTCTGGCCGACGATTCCCGGGGAAGCCTCTCCGTGGCCATGGGGAGGTTCGACGGTCGGTCCTATCGCGCCCTCACGCCGGTCTGTCCTCAGGCCCATATGTTCGAGAGGGACATGGCGGAGAGGGGAGGTCCCGTTCCGGAAGGCCATCCCTGGCTCAAGCCGGTCAGGTTCCCCAGAGGAGGGGCTCTCGGAAGCTCCGTGGGGGATATGGATTTCTACAGGGTCCAGGGCGAGGAGGTTCACGAGGTCGCTGTGGGACCCGTCCACGCCGGGGTCATCGAGCCCGGACATTTTCGTTTTCAGTGCTACGGGGAGATAGTCCTTCACCTGGAGATATCCCTAGGGTATCAGCACAGAGGTGTGGAGAGGCTCTTTGAGGCTCCTCTGTCGGCGGGGCAGGCTATAGCGGCCGAGTCCATCGCCGGAGATTCTACCGCCGGTCACGCCGGAGCCTACTGCGGGGCCATGGAGGCCCTGGCCCGGTGCGAGGTGGAGCCCCGAGCCCGGGCTGTGAGGTGCGTCGCCCAGGAGCTGGAGAGGGTCGCCTGCCATATCGGAGATATCGGGGCCATGGCGGGAGACGTGGGATATCTGCCAACATCCTCTTTCTGCGGGAGGATCAGGGGAGACGTGCTCAACCTGACCGCGTCCATCTGCGGCAACAGGTTTTCCCGAGGGCTTTTTCGTCCCGGCGGTGTGCTGTGGGATATAGACGACTCGATGGCGAAAGATCTGCTGAAGAGTCTCGCCAGAATCCGATCCGAGGCGGCGGACGCCGTAGGTCTTCTGTGGAGCTGCCCCACGGTCATGGCCCGCTTCGAGAATACCGGGGTGCTCTCTACCCTCGATTGCGACTCCCTCGGGCTGGTGGGACCTGCCGCCAGGGCCTGCGGGGTGACCCGTGACGCGAGGCATTCCTTCCCCTATTGGTCCTACCGTTATCGGCCGATAAGGGTGGCGGTCGAGAGTGGCGGGGACGTCCTGGCCAGGGCCAGGGTCCGGTGGTCCGAGCTGGAGAACTCCTTCGACTACCTGGAGGCCCTTCTGTCCGACCTGCCCAGATCTTCCGTGATGGTCCCGGCGGGAGAGCTAGAGCCTTCCTCCATGGCGGTCTCCATGACGGAGGGATGGAGAGGGGAGATAGTCCACGTGGCCGTGACGGACCGGACGGGGAAGGTGGAGGACTACCGAGTGGTGGATCCGAGCTTCCACAACTGGATCGGGCTGGCTACATCCATGAGGAACAGAGGGATATCCGACTTTCCCCTCTGCAACAAGAGCTTCAACCTATCCTACTGCGGTTTCGACCTGTAGGAACTGGAGGCGATGTTATGCTGTTAGATATCCTTCGTGTGAGGGCGAAACAGGGTTTCAGGACCATGGCCTATCCCGACGGTCCTCCTCCGGCCCTGCTGGAGAGGTTCGCCGGACTGCCTGTGGTGGACCAGGACCGCTGCTCTCTTTGCCCGGGACACTGCCTTTCGTCCTGTCCGGTCGGTGCCATAGAGAAAAACGGATCTCTTACCATAGACCTCGGCCTCTGTCTTTTCTGCCGCGAGTGCCAGAGGGCCTGTCCCTACGGGGTTCTGTCTTTCGGATCGGACCACAGGCTAGGCTCCTCCTCCAGGGAGGGACTGATCTCCTCGGGAGACGGTTCGCCCCCGTTGGCCCTAAACGAGAGGGCCGCCGGGCTTTA
The genomic region above belongs to Dethiosulfovibrio faecalis and contains:
- a CDS encoding substrate-binding periplasmic protein; the protein is MDYLKKFVLSILFVCLAAGSVFAVGVDDIRFMTEELPPYNMKGDDGVATGIAVDVLAEIFKREGSSKTAKDVEVLPWARGYKEVQSTQNTCLFSMTYTDERKPMFKWVGPLAASRTAVIALKSKGIKVGSEADLADLSAGVIKEDIGDILARKVGMTKVDIAANNLQNVKKLNSGRVDVWVYEESVAQWQLKDMGFDPADYETVFALSESHLYYAFHKDTDQALIDRLQKALDEMKADGSYQAILDRYLR
- a CDS encoding respiratory chain complex I subunit 1 family protein encodes the protein MDRLFALVAVAVALVAAPFLKTVINRTKAAVAGRQGPPLLLPYRSLVRLMSKGAVYGSQTTWIFRAGPVVSLVSTMGALCLVPFAGRPALVHFEGDILLMAYLMGVGRFFTVFAAMDTGSSFEGMGADREAFFSALTEPSLLLGVAGLGAITGSLSLSGIYGKLGGSAFLGSNLPALIFILAAFVIVYLVENSRIPVDDPTTHLELTMIHEVMVLDHCGIDLAFIEYGGALKLWTMGLLVSGLVFPGGTGSLWLDVLLSLCCLMGFQVVVGLVESSSARLKMGRVPLLLAVAFVMSTLWIMWVVR
- a CDS encoding GNAT family N-acetyltransferase, coding for MYLEETSKLPRKVVENLDGDIGNLKVYLVQDYNVNLLKRMVNFGLGIFGDLGMDEWGLVPQIRHGNVFVLKEEDKKRIIGLAILMRDWEDLEKCYLFDYAIAEDLQGQGLGYHFLRAIVRNLRDQDFTKMGLTVDTENAPAIKLYKDKMGFEIVGENKDEYGEGHHRYIMELPFEKVK
- a CDS encoding proton-conducting transporter membrane subunit: MEFLLLGSVALYFLSALGSLSFGRRSPGGWIVPLSSVLSSLMAVLPLVSVLACGSILDFRVPWGFPVGSFHVRMDMLSGWFVLILSLVSPAVALYGRGYLSNRGETVRGSWTGFFLQMLSGGIFMVLISYDGILFLLSWEIMSMAAFFLVMFDHPREENRRAGWIYLVATHLGTAFLFFMFFLLGAKAGSFDLDSLLGLGGMANLVFPLAIVGFGAKAGFLGLHLWLPEAHPAAPSHGSALMSGVMVKTGIYGVLRVLAMAQEWPQWWGWLLLILGVASGLGGVVHSVVQRDLKRLLAFCTVENMGIILIGLGIGVLGTGYDRSVGVIAMGGALLHCLNHSLFKAGLFMAAGSVIKTAGTGDMDWLGGLCRTMPRTGTAFLVLCLSVCGLPPFNGFVGEFLIYTASYLTVVPGAMSSVGLRIGGFVAISSLALVGGLAAMAFLKAYGMVFLGFSRSDGAAKADPGSDMVVPMSSLTILCLVLGLAGSASILMAGSVATAVHPLDLSLGSLTPLAEVSKAYLNVSFISFVLFGAGFWLWRLRARLQRDRTVSLGPVWGCGYGNPSARMQYTGSSFSQPVFAAFRSFLRSEVAGSLPEGYFPGPSIFHADTSGVFHRYFYGPLFGTVMKVVGEARKLHHGGTHLYVFYVFAALVAVLLWSLR
- a CDS encoding proton-conducting transporter membrane subunit — its product is MIWIIVLLPFLSGVVGFVAPWPSVRNVTLVSVSLVHLLGVLSIWAGGYDLPVEGWIGCDGLSVFFLLVTSVLFFLGSFSTLAYLREHSFPNSRGAFSRESAFVGSMLMFLSTTTLAIVSHHTGVFWMAIEGTTLVTAPLIAYCRTPGALEAAWKYLLICSVGIAMALAGNTALAVSSLFSGGHEISLTFRDLAEHGGELDPLWLKISFAFILVGYGTKMGLAPMHTWLPDAHSEAPSPVSALLSGALCNCAFLGIARTGSILTGAGLESYWGSLTVAFGVVSVIIAGCMILRQSGFKRLLAYSSVEHMGILAIAVGSGAGAGGIFHALNHSLTKGSLFLAAGSVLSLYHTKAIASISGLIRVAPVTGAVWIAGFMSICGLPPFGTFFSEMMILSSLGAGERWIVMGALLLGLAMVFIGMWKAVISMVFGEAPSGADLPAGRAVVWEDLPPMILCGVALILGLWTPAPLWRLVESAAISMGGM